A genomic segment from Sorangium aterium encodes:
- a CDS encoding AAA family ATPase, which translates to MSSSDDGQSAPAPEDGAGASAEGARDASEGRTSRALVFVRERFDGACLAFPVAAPDVASFGRDEDVLVEQQLFLREHAIRARPEAVSRLSFPQGTGLLSVSVPVPRDDLPRKLRNEVPVSFPCVVVPAGELSGRGQTETPAERGDSDAWVLVPSLGHAFYVEAGEPIEAAIRHEVRRLLASQVLSTWEHLGLLPGSAHRLEVLHTRLPEPERAGGHGPRGASIVERARRKKAVEALVAVATPLHVAAQRSPHAAPPLACRDAELARLAALLDGEERLGVLLVGPEHAGKTALALAYVARQTRLVYATSGAQLIAGMSGLGQWQERIHGVMEAAAALDAVLYFENLDDLLAERVDGGHVDLAGAMRPYLDEGRVRVLCELRDDRLDALEGRHWAFFAGLSRIRIDPLSAADTRKALGARAERDARVEPHRPAVAADALTALVDLAERYLPYSAFPGKAVRLYEDLRAVHERERTAQGEPVTLGRGDLYELFSMRTGMPAFLLRDDLPLRVDRVARALGASVVGQERAVRALAETIAVVKAGLSPPDKPLAAFLFVGPTGVGKTELARALAGLLFGSPDRLSRFDMSEFSSEGAADRLIRGTDGAGGLLTQRVREQPFCVLLLDEIEKAHRAVFDLLLQVLGEGRLSDARGRTAYFHNAIVIMTSNLGAAERRARAGFAGERGAERPEEQAALDEAHYQRVVAGAFRQEFVNRIDRVVPFRALTRAELAEVARLTAQRLAQRRGLSEAGVALEVSERALARLAEDGHAPAYGARALRRHVEEHLAAPLARLLAKLGGDARELTVWVAEAGEPDAAAPADGAVVARAETPALRLVARRRRAAKAAQQAFGVEQLGELRREVDRWMGLGPLEQLKSRSTSC; encoded by the coding sequence ATGAGCTCCAGCGACGACGGACAATCCGCGCCCGCTCCAGAGGACGGAGCGGGCGCGTCCGCGGAAGGAGCTCGCGACGCGAGCGAGGGGCGCACCTCGAGGGCGCTCGTCTTCGTGCGCGAGCGCTTCGACGGCGCGTGCCTCGCCTTCCCCGTCGCGGCGCCGGACGTCGCGAGCTTCGGCCGCGACGAGGACGTCCTCGTCGAGCAGCAGCTCTTCCTGCGCGAGCACGCCATACGCGCCCGGCCCGAGGCGGTCTCCCGGCTCTCGTTCCCGCAAGGGACGGGGCTCCTCTCCGTGAGCGTCCCCGTCCCGCGCGACGATCTGCCGCGCAAGCTGCGGAACGAGGTGCCGGTGAGCTTCCCCTGCGTCGTCGTGCCGGCCGGCGAGCTGAGCGGGCGCGGGCAGACGGAGACGCCGGCGGAGCGCGGCGACAGCGACGCGTGGGTGCTCGTGCCGAGCCTCGGGCACGCGTTCTACGTGGAGGCGGGCGAGCCGATCGAGGCGGCGATCCGGCACGAGGTGCGCCGGCTGCTCGCGTCGCAGGTCCTGTCGACGTGGGAGCACCTGGGGCTCCTGCCCGGGAGCGCGCACCGCCTGGAGGTGCTCCACACGCGGCTGCCCGAGCCCGAGCGCGCGGGCGGGCACGGGCCGCGCGGCGCCTCGATCGTGGAGCGCGCGCGGCGGAAGAAGGCGGTGGAGGCGCTCGTCGCGGTGGCGACGCCGCTCCACGTGGCGGCGCAGCGGAGCCCGCACGCGGCGCCGCCGCTCGCCTGCCGCGACGCGGAGCTCGCGCGCCTCGCGGCGCTGCTCGACGGCGAGGAGCGCCTCGGCGTGCTGCTCGTGGGCCCGGAGCACGCCGGGAAGACCGCGCTCGCGCTGGCGTACGTCGCCCGCCAGACGCGGCTCGTCTACGCGACGTCGGGCGCGCAGCTCATCGCGGGCATGAGCGGGCTCGGGCAGTGGCAGGAGCGCATCCACGGCGTGATGGAGGCCGCCGCCGCGCTCGACGCGGTGCTCTACTTCGAGAACCTCGACGACCTCCTGGCCGAGCGCGTCGACGGGGGCCACGTGGACCTGGCCGGCGCGATGCGGCCCTACCTCGACGAGGGGCGGGTGCGCGTCCTGTGCGAGCTCCGGGACGACCGGCTCGACGCGCTCGAGGGGCGGCACTGGGCGTTCTTCGCGGGCCTGAGCCGCATCCGGATCGATCCGCTCTCGGCCGCCGATACCCGGAAGGCGCTCGGCGCGCGCGCCGAGCGCGACGCGCGCGTCGAGCCGCACCGCCCCGCGGTCGCGGCCGACGCGCTGACGGCGCTCGTCGATCTCGCGGAGCGCTACCTGCCGTACAGCGCGTTTCCCGGCAAGGCGGTCCGCCTCTACGAGGACCTGCGCGCCGTGCACGAGCGGGAGCGGACAGCGCAGGGGGAGCCGGTCACGCTCGGGCGGGGCGATCTCTACGAGCTGTTCTCGATGCGCACAGGGATGCCGGCGTTCTTGCTGCGCGACGATCTCCCGCTCCGCGTCGACCGCGTGGCGCGCGCCCTCGGCGCGAGCGTGGTCGGGCAGGAGCGCGCGGTGCGCGCGCTCGCCGAGACGATCGCCGTGGTGAAGGCGGGGCTCTCGCCGCCCGACAAGCCGCTCGCGGCGTTCCTCTTCGTGGGGCCGACGGGCGTCGGCAAGACCGAGCTGGCCCGCGCGCTCGCCGGGCTGCTCTTCGGCTCGCCCGATCGGCTCTCGCGGTTCGACATGAGCGAGTTCTCGAGCGAGGGCGCGGCCGATCGCCTGATCCGCGGGACCGACGGCGCGGGCGGGCTGCTCACGCAGCGCGTGCGCGAGCAGCCGTTCTGCGTGCTCCTGCTCGACGAGATCGAGAAGGCCCACCGGGCCGTGTTCGATCTCCTGCTGCAGGTGCTCGGCGAGGGGCGCCTGTCCGACGCGCGCGGCAGGACGGCGTACTTCCACAACGCGATCGTGATCATGACCTCGAACCTCGGCGCGGCGGAGCGGCGCGCGCGGGCCGGGTTCGCCGGCGAGCGGGGCGCGGAGCGGCCGGAGGAGCAGGCCGCGCTGGACGAGGCGCACTACCAGCGCGTCGTCGCGGGCGCGTTCCGGCAGGAGTTCGTGAACCGCATCGATCGCGTCGTGCCGTTCCGGGCGCTGACCCGCGCGGAGCTCGCCGAGGTCGCGCGCCTCACGGCGCAGCGCCTCGCCCAGCGCCGCGGGCTGTCGGAGGCGGGCGTCGCGCTCGAGGTGTCGGAGCGGGCGCTCGCGCGGCTCGCCGAGGACGGCCACGCGCCGGCGTACGGGGCGCGGGCGCTGCGCCGGCACGTCGAGGAGCACCTCGCGGCGCCGCTCGCGCGGCTGCTCGCGAAGCTCGGGGGCGACGCGCGGGAGCTCACGGTGTGGGTGGCCGAGGCGGGCGAGCCTGACGCGGCGGCGCCCGCCGACGGCGCCGTCGTGGCCCGCGCCGAGACGCCCGCGCTCCGCCTCGTGGCGCGGCGGCGGCGCGCGGCGAAGGCGGCGCAGCAGGCGTTCGGCGTCGAGCAGCTCGGCGAGCTCCGGCGCGAGGTGGACCGGTGGATGGGCCTCGGGCCGCTCGAGCAGCTCAAGAGCAGATCGACTTCCTGCTGA
- a CDS encoding cytochrome-c peroxidase → MRWPSSLISALFLAAGLGACERSADYEHKAPPASNTAKPAATAAATSDVKPLVFDPKDVKSFKVLPAKFESDKNPITDDKVTLGRMLWYETRLSKNQELSCNSCHGLSTYGVDNKQFSSGHKGQLGGRNSPSAYNAGFHVAQFWDGRAATLEDQAKGPILNPVEMAMPDEKRVITTLKSIPDYVKLFKAAFPDDKEPITYDNMAKAIGAFERGLVTPSRFDKFLGGDDKALTAEEKAGFHKFISLGCPTCHTGVAVGGSTFQKLGLVKEYPGLKDNGRFDATKDEKDKFFFRVPSLRNVEKTFPYFHDGSLATLDETVTKMAWHQLGVEAKPEEVKSIVAFLKSLTGDLPTDYIKQPELPKSGPTTPKADPT, encoded by the coding sequence ATGCGTTGGCCCTCATCTCTCATCAGTGCGCTCTTCCTCGCCGCCGGGCTGGGCGCCTGCGAACGATCCGCGGATTACGAGCACAAGGCCCCCCCGGCCTCGAACACGGCGAAGCCGGCCGCGACCGCCGCGGCGACAAGCGACGTGAAGCCGCTCGTCTTCGATCCGAAGGACGTCAAGTCCTTCAAGGTCCTGCCCGCCAAATTCGAGAGCGACAAGAACCCGATCACCGATGACAAGGTGACCCTGGGAAGGATGCTGTGGTACGAGACGCGCCTCTCGAAGAACCAAGAGCTCTCCTGCAACTCGTGTCATGGCCTCTCGACCTACGGCGTCGACAACAAGCAGTTCTCCTCCGGGCACAAGGGCCAGCTCGGCGGCCGCAACTCGCCCTCTGCGTACAACGCGGGCTTCCACGTCGCCCAGTTCTGGGACGGCCGCGCGGCCACGCTCGAGGACCAGGCCAAAGGGCCTATCCTGAACCCGGTCGAGATGGCCATGCCGGACGAGAAGCGGGTCATCACGACGCTCAAGTCGATCCCCGACTACGTGAAGCTCTTCAAGGCGGCCTTCCCCGACGACAAGGAGCCGATCACCTACGACAACATGGCCAAGGCGATCGGCGCGTTCGAGCGCGGCCTGGTCACGCCGTCGCGCTTCGACAAGTTCCTGGGCGGCGACGACAAGGCCCTTACCGCCGAGGAGAAGGCCGGCTTCCACAAGTTCATCTCGCTCGGGTGCCCGACCTGCCACACGGGCGTGGCCGTCGGCGGCTCGACGTTCCAGAAGCTCGGCCTCGTGAAGGAGTACCCCGGCCTCAAGGACAACGGGCGCTTCGACGCCACGAAGGACGAGAAGGACAAGTTCTTCTTCCGCGTCCCGAGCCTCAGGAACGTCGAGAAGACCTTCCCGTACTTCCACGACGGCTCGCTCGCGACGCTCGACGAGACCGTGACCAAGATGGCGTGGCACCAGCTCGGCGTGGAGGCCAAGCCCGAAGAGGTGAAGTCGATCGTCGCGTTCCTCAAGTCGCTCACCGGCGACCTCCCGACCGACTACATCAAGCAGCCCGAGCTGCCCAAGAGCGGGCCGACCACGCCCAAGGCCGACCCGACGTGA
- a CDS encoding SDR family NAD(P)-dependent oxidoreductase — MQSPIDSGVVLITGASSGIGRALAHEIAHRARALVLVARRKDRLEALRAELVAARPALAVLVFGCDVTDRAAVDAMLLAVEAEVGGVDVLVNNAGFGDLGVFDLSAWSRTEQMIALNVTSLAYLTHRLVGPMVSRGRGAIANVSSGFGMTFGPGMASYVGTKHFVTSFTEALRLDLAGTGVRVTQVCPGPVRTEFNEVAGNFTGLEPPALLSISPERCARTLVGAVDRGRALVVPGVVAWLVIHLGVICPRWVLRLAYWPIARVLRKKQLAVRGAPAPP; from the coding sequence GTGCAATCGCCGATCGACAGCGGGGTCGTGCTCATCACCGGCGCGTCGTCGGGCATCGGCCGCGCGCTGGCGCACGAGATCGCCCATCGCGCCCGGGCGCTCGTGCTTGTCGCGCGCCGCAAGGATCGCCTGGAGGCGCTGCGCGCCGAGCTCGTCGCGGCGCGCCCGGCGCTCGCCGTGCTCGTCTTCGGCTGCGACGTCACCGATCGGGCCGCGGTCGACGCGATGCTGCTCGCCGTCGAGGCCGAGGTCGGGGGGGTCGACGTCCTCGTCAACAACGCCGGCTTCGGCGACCTCGGCGTGTTCGACCTCTCCGCGTGGTCGCGCACCGAGCAGATGATCGCGCTGAACGTGACGAGCCTCGCGTACCTCACGCACCGGCTCGTCGGCCCGATGGTGTCGCGCGGGCGCGGCGCGATCGCCAACGTGAGCTCCGGCTTCGGGATGACGTTCGGGCCCGGGATGGCCTCGTACGTCGGCACGAAGCACTTCGTCACGAGCTTTACCGAAGCGCTCCGCCTCGACCTCGCCGGCACCGGCGTGCGGGTGACGCAGGTCTGTCCGGGGCCCGTGAGGACCGAGTTCAACGAGGTGGCCGGCAACTTCACGGGCCTCGAGCCTCCCGCGCTCCTCTCGATCTCCCCGGAGCGCTGCGCGCGCACGCTGGTCGGCGCGGTGGACCGCGGCCGCGCGCTCGTGGTGCCCGGGGTGGTGGCGTGGCTCGTCATCCATCTCGGCGTCATCTGCCCGCGGTGGGTGCTCCGGCTCGCCTACTGGCCGATCGCGCGCGTGCTGCGGAAGAAGCAGCTCGCGGTGCGCGGCGCTCCGGCGCCGCCGTGA
- the rd gene encoding rubredoxin, whose protein sequence is MKKYRCLVCGFVYDPGVGDPDTGIAPGTSFEDLPDSWMCPECGATKADFEPIDE, encoded by the coding sequence ATGAAGAAATATCGGTGTCTGGTGTGCGGATTCGTCTATGACCCGGGGGTCGGTGACCCCGACACCGGCATCGCGCCCGGGACCTCGTTCGAGGACCTGCCTGACTCCTGGATGTGCCCGGAGTGCGGCGCGACCAAGGCCGATTTCGAGCCGATCGACGAGTGA
- a CDS encoding HTTM domain-containing protein — MNAKDDRDEGGPEGALRNEDPGESREAGPEAAAARGSGASEGARADDGASKAARVDDGAAREARREGVAEDDVAAEGEHDEEDDAEPEPPPRPRGPSMWDILRDSFFTFDRRTLGFTRILLGFFLLGDLFRRSWAWSDMFADIGVLPNHVNLWRPQGGGNFSIVNAFSTPGELWVLWAVIFATYVCLLIGWKTKLMQVLSLVFVTSMNGRVLLIENGGYVVHNLLLLWTCFLPLGDRFSVDALRASLKRSRERTADDLNDRSTLDDPRKPDAHVTVLGPVLLIQLAAIYFFNVVHKTGPAWKNGTAVHFVLYVDRMVTPIIADVRDYAPNFLILFMTKMVISFEAAIPVCLLSPLGRVWARRLTLVMMNLLHVGFGTTFVLGPFAWALCVFSTLLISREDWEIAARTMRRVHRARVVLFDPRSPGAVLACRLLKRMDRFGLLTFEASDSAAHGLAARRPGGEAAEGAAALADIVSAIPLGPVVAWVFRLPLVRDAATAAMAAAHRRSLGRALGARIPERSEIAPPPAPLRLAGRKVLVALREVAVLVMFVGAINQAAVELWVIKNRWKVPHPEPTRVLAQKLRFLQGWFMFSPNPVMDDGTIVVDAVTVDGRHINPFTGEPPNFDLLHAKSFGYTQIWCDYFARIKLPANTSYRDAMKEYMYRYPDRTGRPEDAIVSGDVYWVKDWNPKWGSTESYGEEREKLFSFQNPKAQARAQAEPPPAPGAPAEPPSPAN; from the coding sequence ATGAACGCAAAAGACGATCGCGACGAGGGTGGGCCCGAGGGCGCGCTCCGGAACGAGGACCCCGGCGAGAGCCGCGAAGCAGGCCCGGAGGCCGCCGCCGCGAGAGGCTCCGGCGCGAGCGAGGGCGCGCGCGCAGACGACGGCGCGAGCAAGGCCGCGCGCGTGGACGACGGCGCGGCGCGCGAGGCGCGGCGCGAAGGGGTCGCCGAGGACGATGTCGCCGCGGAGGGCGAGCACGACGAGGAAGACGACGCGGAGCCGGAGCCGCCTCCCCGGCCGCGCGGGCCCTCGATGTGGGACATCCTCCGGGACAGCTTCTTCACGTTCGACCGGCGCACGCTCGGCTTCACGCGCATCCTGCTCGGCTTCTTCCTCCTCGGCGACCTGTTCCGCCGCAGCTGGGCGTGGTCCGACATGTTCGCGGACATCGGCGTCCTGCCGAACCACGTGAACCTCTGGCGCCCGCAGGGCGGCGGGAACTTCTCGATCGTCAACGCCTTCTCCACGCCGGGCGAGCTCTGGGTCCTCTGGGCCGTGATCTTCGCCACCTACGTCTGCCTGCTCATCGGCTGGAAGACGAAGCTCATGCAGGTCCTCTCGCTCGTGTTCGTCACGAGCATGAACGGGCGCGTCCTGCTCATCGAGAACGGCGGCTACGTCGTCCACAACCTGCTGCTGCTCTGGACGTGCTTCCTGCCGCTGGGCGATCGCTTCTCCGTCGACGCGCTCCGCGCGTCGCTGAAGCGGAGCCGTGAACGGACCGCGGACGATCTGAACGACCGCTCCACGCTCGACGACCCCCGGAAGCCGGACGCCCACGTGACCGTCCTCGGGCCCGTCCTGCTGATCCAGCTCGCGGCGATCTACTTCTTCAACGTCGTGCACAAGACCGGCCCCGCCTGGAAGAACGGGACCGCTGTCCACTTCGTGCTCTACGTCGACCGGATGGTGACGCCGATCATCGCGGACGTCCGCGACTACGCGCCGAACTTCCTCATCCTGTTCATGACGAAGATGGTCATCTCGTTCGAGGCGGCCATCCCGGTGTGCCTGCTGTCGCCGCTCGGCAGGGTGTGGGCGCGGCGGCTCACGCTCGTGATGATGAACCTGCTCCACGTCGGGTTCGGCACGACGTTCGTGCTGGGCCCGTTCGCGTGGGCGCTCTGCGTGTTCTCCACGCTCCTCATCAGCCGCGAGGACTGGGAGATCGCCGCGCGCACGATGCGGCGCGTGCACCGGGCCCGCGTGGTGCTGTTCGACCCGAGGTCGCCGGGCGCCGTGCTCGCCTGCCGCTTGCTGAAGCGGATGGACCGCTTCGGGCTGCTCACCTTCGAGGCGTCGGACTCCGCGGCCCACGGGCTCGCGGCGCGGCGTCCGGGCGGCGAGGCGGCCGAGGGGGCCGCGGCGCTCGCCGACATCGTCTCGGCGATCCCGCTCGGCCCCGTCGTGGCGTGGGTGTTCCGCCTGCCGCTCGTGCGCGACGCGGCGACCGCGGCGATGGCGGCGGCGCACCGCCGCAGCCTGGGCCGGGCGCTCGGCGCGCGGATCCCGGAGCGCTCGGAGATCGCGCCCCCGCCGGCGCCGCTCCGGCTCGCCGGCCGGAAGGTGCTCGTGGCGCTGCGCGAGGTCGCCGTGCTCGTGATGTTCGTCGGCGCGATCAACCAGGCGGCGGTCGAGCTCTGGGTCATCAAGAACCGCTGGAAGGTGCCTCACCCCGAGCCGACGCGGGTCCTCGCGCAGAAGCTCCGGTTCCTCCAGGGCTGGTTCATGTTCTCGCCGAACCCCGTGATGGACGACGGGACGATCGTCGTGGACGCGGTCACGGTCGACGGCCGCCACATCAACCCCTTCACCGGCGAGCCGCCGAACTTCGACCTCCTGCACGCGAAGAGCTTCGGGTACACGCAGATCTGGTGCGACTACTTCGCCCGCATCAAGCTGCCGGCGAACACCTCGTACCGGGACGCGATGAAGGAGTACATGTACCGCTACCCGGACCGCACGGGCCGGCCCGAGGACGCGATCGTCTCCGGGGACGTGTACTGGGTGAAGGACTGGAACCCGAAGTGGGGCAGCACGGAGAGCTACGGGGAGGAGCGCGAGAAGCTCTTCTCCTTCCAGAACCCGAAGGCCCAGGCGCGCGCGCAGGCCGAGCCTCCGCCGGCGCCCGGCGCGCCCGCGGAGCCGCCGAGCCCTGCCAACTAG
- the argB gene encoding acetylglutamate kinase, whose translation MSQSSAEAPVTTATGPLVIKLGGEVVGGPALAILSSDLAALTRAGTRAIVVHGGGAQATRLQERLGIPVRQVAGQRVTDADTLDVMKMVVAGKLNVDLCAALVAAGARPVGLHGASGPALSAVKRPPQVYASAGPEPVDLGLVGDITGVDRGLLELLGSGGYLPVLACLGAGADGQAYNINADTVANRVAVELGAAGLFLVSDVPGVLRDVSDPASRIPSLTVAEGRALIASGAVTRGMIPKLEESFAALAEGVRRIHILGRLKPGDLAREASEPGSIGTVLIP comes from the coding sequence ATGTCCCAGAGCAGCGCGGAGGCACCCGTGACCACGGCGACAGGCCCGCTCGTCATCAAGCTCGGCGGTGAGGTCGTCGGCGGCCCTGCCCTCGCCATCCTCTCCAGCGACCTCGCGGCGCTCACCCGCGCGGGCACGCGCGCGATCGTCGTCCATGGCGGCGGCGCGCAGGCCACCCGGCTGCAGGAGCGCCTCGGCATCCCCGTCCGGCAGGTCGCCGGTCAGCGGGTCACCGACGCGGACACGCTCGACGTCATGAAGATGGTCGTCGCCGGCAAGCTCAACGTCGACCTGTGCGCCGCGCTCGTCGCCGCGGGGGCGAGGCCGGTCGGGCTCCACGGCGCGAGCGGGCCCGCCCTCTCGGCGGTCAAGCGGCCGCCGCAGGTGTACGCCAGCGCCGGGCCCGAGCCGGTGGACCTCGGCCTCGTCGGCGACATCACGGGCGTCGATCGCGGGCTGCTCGAGCTGCTCGGGAGCGGCGGCTACTTGCCCGTCCTCGCCTGCCTCGGGGCCGGCGCGGACGGGCAGGCGTACAACATCAACGCCGACACGGTCGCCAACCGGGTCGCCGTCGAGCTCGGCGCGGCGGGGCTCTTCCTCGTGAGCGACGTGCCGGGCGTGCTGCGCGACGTGTCCGATCCCGCCTCGCGCATCCCGAGCCTCACGGTCGCCGAAGGGCGCGCCCTCATCGCGAGCGGCGCCGTCACCCGCGGGATGATCCCGAAGCTCGAGGAGTCGTTCGCCGCGCTCGCCGAAGGGGTCCGCCGCATCCACATCCTGGGGCGGCTCAAGCCGGGCGATCTCGCGCGCGAGGCGAGCGAGCCGGGCTCGATCGGCACCGTGCTCATCCCCTGA
- a CDS encoding M20/M25/M40 family metallo-hydrolase, whose translation MIQALRQALSSRAEPMLALLERLVNLNSFTDNPRGGDAVGEVLANELSTIPGLCVRRFASARYAAHWVAESEAAKASPAGHVAVVGHLDTVFPPGVFEGFRLDGELARGPGVLDMKGGLVVAIEALRALERIGALPAIPVRFAIVADEEVGSPEGRPLLQRELAGAACALVLEAGREGDRIITARKGTGGATVRATGKAAHAGNAHRQGANAIWALARFIDRAQQLTDYGRGVTVNVGKVSGGQGRNTVPDAAEAQVDFRFVSRADGEAILAALAAAAREAAAEVPGTAAQVDGEIARSPLVRTDASEALYREYAACARAAGLGDAEAPLLGGGSDASSTAEIGIPSIDGLGPRGSGFHTKDELVEVGTLVPKAEALAAFLLGRRA comes from the coding sequence GTGATCCAGGCCCTCCGACAGGCGCTGTCCAGCCGCGCGGAGCCGATGCTCGCGCTCCTCGAGCGGCTGGTGAACCTCAACTCGTTCACGGACAATCCACGCGGCGGTGACGCCGTGGGCGAGGTCCTTGCCAACGAGCTCTCGACGATCCCCGGCCTGTGCGTGCGGCGGTTCGCGAGCGCGCGCTACGCCGCGCACTGGGTGGCGGAGAGCGAGGCGGCGAAGGCGTCCCCGGCGGGGCATGTCGCCGTCGTCGGGCACCTCGACACGGTGTTTCCCCCGGGGGTCTTCGAGGGCTTCCGCCTGGACGGGGAGCTCGCGCGCGGGCCCGGCGTGCTCGACATGAAGGGCGGGCTCGTGGTGGCGATCGAGGCGCTCAGGGCGCTCGAGCGGATCGGCGCGCTGCCGGCGATCCCGGTGCGGTTCGCGATCGTGGCGGACGAGGAGGTCGGGTCGCCCGAGGGGCGGCCGCTGCTGCAGCGCGAGCTCGCGGGCGCCGCGTGCGCGCTCGTGCTTGAGGCGGGGCGCGAGGGGGACCGGATCATCACCGCGCGCAAGGGCACGGGGGGCGCGACGGTGAGGGCCACGGGCAAGGCCGCGCACGCCGGCAACGCGCACCGGCAGGGCGCGAACGCCATCTGGGCGCTCGCGCGCTTCATCGACCGGGCGCAGCAGCTCACCGACTACGGGCGGGGGGTGACCGTCAACGTCGGCAAGGTGAGCGGAGGGCAGGGCAGGAACACGGTGCCCGACGCGGCGGAGGCGCAGGTCGACTTCCGCTTCGTGAGCCGCGCGGACGGCGAGGCGATCCTGGCGGCGCTCGCCGCGGCGGCGCGCGAGGCGGCCGCCGAGGTGCCCGGCACCGCCGCGCAGGTCGACGGCGAGATCGCGCGGTCGCCGCTCGTGCGGACCGACGCGAGCGAGGCGCTCTACCGTGAGTACGCGGCCTGCGCGCGGGCGGCGGGGCTCGGCGACGCCGAGGCGCCCCTCCTCGGCGGCGGATCCGACGCCAGCTCGACGGCCGAGATCGGGATCCCGTCCATCGACGGGCTGGGGCCGCGGGGGAGCGGCTTCCACACGAAGGACGAGCTGGTCGAGGTGGGCACGCTGGTCCCCAAGGCGGAGGCGCTGGCGGCGTTCCTGCTGGGCCGGCGCGCCTGA